tttgtctacatatcacacatgtactaatgtttcggttaatacaattctagcatgatatataaacatttatcataaacataaagatataaataataaccactttattattgcctctagggcatatctccttcaacataTCCATCCTTAGGTCGGAGGAGGTCTGCACCGCAATGGAGAAGGGAGGGGGAGCTCGACTGCGGCCGAGGCGGACGCACGGGATTGGGACAGGAGCATGGataaggaggaagaagatggagaaccaacctgaggttgggtggttaggagggtggttgtacccccagcccaccagagttcaaaccctagatttgacatctgtgtgtctcataaaggcggaatattcattcagtgggagacgacgttcccgtcgacagcgaggcgcctgtggtgacttcgtcaatttcaagatccaatccgccggctcagtctttcggaggtgctcattggggtagggtgtgcgtgtgtgcgttcataggggtgagtgtatgcgcgtgtatgtgagcgtctacgtttgtactgtgtttctcaaaaaaaaaaggaggaagaagatgcaCTCACATGTTGGTCCCCTGTCCATCGGTGGGTTGtatgcttagggcatctccaacagtCTAACCCATTTCGGACACGAAAAGTGTCGTTTAGGTTGGACCACAGACACCAAATTGGCCACCTTGGCTGGTATGCCCGTTTGGGTCGGGCGTAGGCCATGTGGCCTAACACATTTTTTATCCAATCCAGTTTTCGAGTTATAATAGGACAAATTTACATAGTGtcgaaaataaattaaaaaggctAGAAAATAACCCTAGCTAACTAAGGGCCCCGCCATGGCTACCTActtgtcgtcgtcgtcgacgaggtcgATGAAGACCGAAGGCGCCCAAGGCCACGGCCAGTGCAGAGGCTACTGAGGTGCTGGTGCTGGAGGAGGCGTCAGAGGAGTCATTGGCCTCCCTTGGGCTTGCTCGGACGCCTACAGTTGGACGGCTAGGCCATCCCACTGAGCAAGCTAGTCGAGCTAACTCTAGGCGATGGCTAATTCGATGGCCTCCTCCGCGAGGTCTGCTGGTTGGAGTTCTCCTCCTACTTCAAGTCGTCGTGGACTTCGCCTTCGTCCTTCTCAATGAAGAAGTCGCCATCGTCGAAGTAACCCACACGGCGGCGCGGGTGGAATTCCTAGGTCCCGAATGTGGACCAGTTGTAGGATGCGAGGGCGAAGGCCAGATCTTCGCTCAGATCTAGCGGCAGGATGAAGCGGCGGCGTCGGATCTCCTAGTGGAGCTCGCATCCCTCGCGCGGCACACGACGGGGATTGAGGTACcactgtaagggtatattgctccTAAGAGTgtatttggtaattaatgacaatcctctatggactaatgttttcattgtctTTATATGAAGGAATGTTTCATAGGTCTTGCTtggagtccatgtgttggattcaagtgtggATGCCATAAACATTGATTTATATACATTTGGTTTTGGCATCAAGATGATCGATTTgaaaagatacaaggttgaccaagactAAGAGTGAAGATTGAATTCAAGTTGGTCAATACATGAATCATAAAGAGTGTACGACTTTTGATCATGTGAtcttgtggtatggtaagccctgtcaattatgcttcatgagctaaactactatatatgtgcatttgtgttgtctatgtgggttaggtatcttgccATTGACATGCATCAAGAGTATGATCTCATATAGCTCATGTGAGGATGACATCAAGTATggatgtcatcaaggttgagaagggcaagttcaagatgagcatatcGAAGATATCATGCTTGAAGTTTGcgatccatttggtgataatggacatgtgaagatgtgcatcaatgaagctatcccatcatggtgtatgggggagcatttgtgagtcttcacgaagcaacaatgatcaagcgaGGCATTCCATCTTAAGTGGAGCTTGAAGTATCATcaccaagatcaagcgggatgcgcaagaaaaaggtatggccttgctaggttttccttttaccggtctcaaggtggctgTTGGGAGACCatcttataggatagatagcctcaCTATACTCGACAGATACAAATACGGCGAGTCTATAAACCGTTTTAGGGATCAGATAGTTGCCATTTAAAGGGGCAAAATCTATTTGTTATCCCTCTAGGCCATCCGCTGGAGATGCTTTTGACGGAGAAGTGACCCCCGGAAAGGAACCTGCAACGCCAGTGCATTGTAGAATGACcgatttttttaatatttttacACCATACCAAGATGGGCATTTTGTTCACCTCCTACAGCTGCATGATGGCACCAGAGTGCTTGTTAATAAAGTTGCACCAGTTTATCTAAAAACACATTGATTGGGGTTGAAACCTGTATTGCTTCAGATTTCAGCATTTATCCCAAGAAATTGGAACCAGAAGCTGAACCAGCAAATTGGCTGTACCAAACTCAAATCAAAGCCACTTTTAATACAGATTTGCTCAACTTAAAATACTTAACGACAACATATCCAACTTTTGTCCATACAAGCTACATTATGTACTATTATGCATTGTCGTTACGCTAATACAACATAACACACTTCAAACATATATAACTTTGACAGCCAACTCGCCCAGACACGAGTCAAGTCAGATTCCTCTTAGCACCACCTGATAAGGGACCAGGTAACAGTGACCTCAATCTCACAGGAACTAACATTAAGTGTACCTTTGAGTTTACCACGTTTCTGAGGTGTAAAATACAGACCGTCTTCTAATAGTTGACCATCAAGACCAAACGCACTGACAGAAACTTCCAGATGCTCTCCATCTTTAATTTCagcacaaacaacatggcggtgaAGCTTGATCTCACCATCATCAGCAAGAGGCAGCTTAAAATTATCACCGATATAAACAAGCCCAATTGACATGTCATTTATACTGGCAGTTCTTGCAGCAAAAGAACCTCTGAAACCATCTGGCCATGACCCATTGATGACTTTCATACTGACTGAGGCCTCTACTGACCTAATGATGTGGCCAAATGTCAACTCCAGTGTACTGATATTGCTGGTGTAGACACATTTAAAGATGGATGAATCAAGCGGATGAATATTCCTGAACGAACTAGCTATGAAGATTAGCTCTTGATCCTCAGATTGCCCAGTTCCCTTCACTCTAAGGTCAACCTCAAAGTACACGGGATCAACCAGCACAACAGCTCGTGCAGGACCAGTCAGTGTTAGGTATGGAAACTGCATGCAAAATTAATCAAGTAAATACTAGTATCTTAAAACCCTTGACCGGACTAAAGTGGAACACAAGAAGTAACTTATATTCTGATAAATTAAGTGTCCATCGATATGTGATCAAGTCATAAGGGGAACATAATTATAGAATAACTCAAATCGACATCTGTGGCTTGAAAAAAGTACTTTCAAAACAAGGCTAAAACCTTTTAAAGCAAATTTACAAGAGACACAACAGTCAGATACAAAAATCGGAG
This region of Lolium perenne isolate Kyuss_39 chromosome 2, Kyuss_2.0, whole genome shotgun sequence genomic DNA includes:
- the LOC127336003 gene encoding uncharacterized protein, with translation MDSNKGKAKVQMDAEATIKGTAAGKGVTHQERKSKKRVAATKKKADEPIVRKMMDSTVKVTRRPAPEYKLTSPVFEEDRSEFNGMWMQTWGDLIKSMDEKTTIRSVRYADVDSPEVPAGPIDTLQFFEVKISEISGLKWPLQVYGFVAARDMVDYKRNMIFERERDNCQIISEEFPYLTLTGPARAVVLVDPVYFEVDLRVKGTGQSEDQELIFIASSFRNIHPLDSSIFKCVYTSNISTLELTFGHIIRSVEASVSMKVINGSWPDGFRGSFAARTASINDMSIGLVYIGDNFKLPLADDGEIKLHRHVVCAEIKDGEHLEVSVSAFGLDGQLLEDGLYFTPQKRGKLKGTLNVSSCEIEVTVTWSLIRWC